From a single Nitrospira sp. genomic region:
- a CDS encoding tetratricopeptide repeat protein yields MRRILLAAVTIITCIGCAGPRKAEVRPLHAPAGTSAAVSQQLEQGNRLLAQEDWAGARQVYLDTIQADQSLAEAHYNLALTLEKLGEKAEARKHYVAAANLAPGNKVIWDAPPLRKYDSELGLNKKSWMDANPK; encoded by the coding sequence ATGCGGCGCATACTTTTGGCAGCGGTGACGATCATTACCTGTATCGGTTGTGCTGGGCCACGCAAGGCGGAGGTGCGGCCACTCCATGCACCGGCTGGTACGAGTGCGGCAGTGAGTCAGCAGTTGGAGCAGGGAAATCGATTATTGGCGCAGGAGGACTGGGCGGGGGCCAGGCAGGTCTATCTGGACACGATCCAGGCCGACCAATCGTTGGCGGAGGCTCATTACAATCTGGCCTTAACGTTGGAAAAATTGGGCGAGAAGGCCGAAGCCAGGAAACACTATGTCGCTGCGGCGAACTTGGCTCCCGGCAACAAGGTCATCTGGGACGCTCCACCCCTGCGGAAATACGACAGCGAGCTTGGGTTGAACAAGAAGTCCTGGATGGACGCCAATCCAAAGTAG
- a CDS encoding prolipoprotein diacylglyceryl transferase codes for MLPWLHAIPYPDIDPVFLRLGPLQFRWYGLMYLIGLTLAYFIIGARAKAQRLPLDKDHVYDMIVYAAVGVFAGGRLGYVLFYNLSYYLENPLKILAVWEGGMSFHGGLIGTIVALILFAKRQGMTVLTVADLAAGVTPVGLGLGRIGNFINGELYGRPTDVDWCMVFPAGGMVCRHPSQLYEAFLEGLLLFTVLWWITRRLPPSGTVFGAFLMGYGVCRIVVEFFREPDAQIGFLVGSISMGQLLSIPMIVAGAVILAIASQRKRPLQTDSGSAAPL; via the coding sequence ATGCTGCCTTGGTTGCACGCCATTCCCTATCCCGACATCGACCCCGTGTTTTTGCGTTTGGGCCCACTGCAGTTCCGCTGGTACGGCCTGATGTATCTGATTGGACTCACGCTGGCCTATTTCATCATTGGGGCGCGAGCCAAGGCACAACGATTACCGCTCGATAAGGATCACGTCTACGACATGATCGTGTACGCAGCGGTCGGAGTGTTCGCCGGCGGGCGATTAGGATATGTGCTCTTTTATAACCTCTCCTATTATCTGGAGAATCCCCTCAAGATCCTGGCCGTATGGGAAGGCGGCATGTCGTTCCACGGCGGATTGATCGGGACGATCGTCGCATTGATCTTATTCGCCAAACGCCAGGGCATGACGGTGCTGACCGTGGCTGATCTTGCCGCCGGTGTGACCCCGGTCGGTCTTGGGCTGGGGCGAATCGGCAACTTCATCAACGGTGAGCTATACGGTCGCCCCACGGACGTGGACTGGTGCATGGTCTTCCCCGCAGGCGGGATGGTGTGCCGACACCCTTCCCAGCTGTACGAAGCCTTCCTCGAAGGGCTCTTGCTGTTTACGGTGTTGTGGTGGATCACCCGCCGGCTTCCCCCGTCGGGAACCGTGTTTGGGGCGTTCCTGATGGGCTACGGAGTCTGCCGAATCGTGGTGGAGTTTTTTCGCGAACCAGACGCACAGATCGGTTTTCTCGTCGGTTCGATCTCGATGGGACAACTGCTGAGCATTCCGATGATCGTCGCGGGTGCGGTCATCCTGGCTATCGCATCCCAGCGCAAGCGGCCGCTTCAGACCGATTCCGGCTCCGCAGCCCCGCTCTAG
- a CDS encoding YtxH domain-containing protein: MSTKGREAAKIAAIIGGGAVVGAALGVLLAPKSGAETRRDVARYAKKAQLQATRFSRSVKTGVSTMVERSKALVKRDDHKEAA, encoded by the coding sequence ATGTCTACCAAGGGGCGTGAAGCAGCCAAGATTGCAGCAATCATCGGTGGCGGGGCGGTGGTGGGCGCGGCGTTGGGTGTACTGTTGGCGCCGAAGTCCGGTGCGGAGACGCGGCGCGATGTCGCCCGATATGCCAAGAAAGCGCAGCTTCAGGCAACCCGCTTCAGCCGTTCCGTTAAGACCGGCGTGTCCACCATGGTGGAACGTAGTAAAGCTCTGGTGAAGAGAGACGATCACAAAGAAGCCGCTTAG
- a CDS encoding DUF423 domain-containing protein — protein MPGSPRPLRFASLGALFAATSVAAGAFGAHALKSILDPSMLAVYETAARYQMYHALGLFVVAWVWRETEHPLAIKAGWLLCTGIVLFSGSLYLVALAGIKWMGALTPLGGVSFISGWICVALTAWRAGRDQ, from the coding sequence ATGCCTGGTTCACCGCGCCCGTTGCGTTTCGCGTCTCTCGGCGCGCTCTTCGCCGCCACATCCGTTGCCGCCGGGGCATTCGGGGCGCATGCGCTCAAGTCGATTCTCGATCCGTCGATGTTGGCCGTCTATGAAACGGCGGCACGGTATCAAATGTATCATGCTCTCGGCTTGTTTGTCGTAGCCTGGGTCTGGCGAGAAACGGAACATCCGTTGGCGATCAAGGCCGGCTGGTTGTTGTGCACCGGCATTGTCTTGTTCAGTGGAAGCTTGTATCTCGTCGCACTGGCCGGGATCAAGTGGATGGGGGCGTTGACTCCGTTGGGCGGGGTCTCGTTTATCAGCGGATGGATCTGCGTTGCGCTTACCGCCTGGCGAGCCGGTCGCGATCAGTGA
- a CDS encoding dienelactone hydrolase family protein, translating into MTTQTAPFSLDQIGTGTARFPSGMAIPTPTDAMVDPYIRTRVSKDVHVECIQFWPQDKVSYPGIVLLHDWWGLNSQITALGARLACEGYGVIIPKLYGRLGGMVTANAEVAEALAAKCNDKLLLQDINTCCEYLNTTERIKRNVHAVVGFGLGASLAIQFACQRKRLRAAVAYYGKVTAPDQLTNMMSPLLYHQAEQDTWATQQDVDLLRAAAGQGKRIEIKTYAGTTHAFCDETRQGGYNADATAQAWDATVAFLKTSFQGA; encoded by the coding sequence ATGACGACGCAGACCGCCCCCTTTTCGCTGGATCAAATCGGAACTGGTACGGCTCGCTTCCCGAGCGGAATGGCGATTCCGACGCCGACGGATGCAATGGTTGATCCATACATCCGCACGCGGGTAAGCAAAGACGTCCACGTCGAGTGTATTCAGTTCTGGCCGCAAGATAAGGTTTCCTACCCCGGAATCGTTCTCCTGCACGACTGGTGGGGACTGAACTCTCAGATCACGGCCCTGGGGGCTCGCTTGGCCTGCGAAGGGTATGGCGTCATCATTCCGAAGTTATACGGCCGGCTCGGAGGCATGGTCACGGCCAATGCCGAAGTGGCGGAGGCCTTAGCGGCCAAATGCAACGACAAGCTCCTCCTGCAGGACATCAACACCTGTTGCGAATACCTCAATACGACCGAACGCATCAAACGGAACGTTCACGCCGTCGTTGGGTTCGGCCTTGGCGCATCCCTGGCCATCCAGTTCGCCTGCCAACGCAAGCGCCTGCGCGCAGCCGTGGCGTACTATGGGAAGGTGACGGCGCCCGACCAACTGACCAACATGATGAGCCCGCTGCTGTATCACCAAGCTGAACAGGATACGTGGGCGACCCAGCAGGACGTGGATCTTCTCCGCGCGGCCGCGGGTCAAGGGAAACGCATCGAGATCAAGACCTACGCCGGTACCACCCATGCGTTCTGCGACGAAACCAGGCAGGGAGGCTACAATGCCGACGCCACCGCGCAAGCCTGGGACGCCACTGTGGCATTCCTCAAAACCTCGTTCCAGGGAGCCTAA
- a CDS encoding Gfo/Idh/MocA family oxidoreductase, which translates to MSPDVRSPLGIGLIGLGHHGTRYAKHLVQDLPDTRLVAVCRRRTGVGSGLAVAPAVPCYADYHDLIADPLVEAVVVVTPPALNREICVAVARAKKALLVEKPLATTADDARVIAQAARACGQVMMTAQTLRFDAAVQTLRQRQAQVGLPQYLSLASRMEPHGMSEEARGFGGRGCLLETGIHLLDLVRLLTGENIHTVSCEMDVVPPDGAERRVLGRLTTERGLRCLLDVSRVTSGRVGRIELVGAEGQLSADWCGQRVTQVSSRHGAGDWPTRMEPTVLSTLQAFVRAIRDGLPPPVSIEDGKRAVEIAEACYASARQGGQAVRVDYR; encoded by the coding sequence ATGTCACCGGATGTACGTTCTCCGCTCGGAATCGGGCTGATCGGGCTCGGCCATCATGGCACCCGCTATGCCAAACACCTCGTTCAGGATCTGCCTGACACACGTCTGGTCGCTGTCTGCCGGCGTCGTACTGGAGTGGGGAGCGGGCTGGCCGTTGCTCCTGCGGTGCCCTGTTACGCTGACTATCATGACTTGATTGCCGATCCCTTGGTGGAGGCCGTCGTAGTGGTGACCCCTCCGGCACTGAATCGAGAGATTTGTGTCGCGGTCGCCCGGGCAAAGAAGGCCTTGCTCGTGGAAAAACCGTTGGCGACGACGGCGGACGACGCGCGAGTGATCGCGCAGGCGGCGCGTGCCTGCGGACAGGTCATGATGACGGCCCAGACGTTGCGATTCGATGCCGCGGTGCAGACCTTGCGCCAGCGGCAGGCTCAGGTCGGCCTGCCTCAATACCTCAGCCTGGCCAGCCGCATGGAACCACACGGCATGAGCGAAGAGGCCCGTGGGTTCGGCGGTCGAGGTTGTTTGCTCGAGACGGGGATCCATTTGCTTGACCTGGTGCGGCTGCTGACGGGAGAGAACATCCACACCGTCTCGTGTGAGATGGACGTGGTTCCTCCGGATGGAGCGGAGCGGAGGGTGCTCGGGCGCCTGACTACGGAGCGGGGCCTGCGTTGCCTATTGGATGTGTCGCGCGTGACGTCAGGACGGGTTGGGCGAATCGAACTCGTCGGCGCCGAGGGGCAGCTTTCGGCCGACTGGTGCGGGCAGCGAGTCACTCAGGTCTCATCCCGGCACGGTGCCGGAGACTGGCCGACCAGGATGGAGCCGACGGTGTTGAGCACGTTACAGGCCTTCGTGCGTGCCATCCGCGACGGCCTACCGCCTCCGGTGTCGATCGAAGACGGCAAGCGTGCGGTTGAAATTGCCGAAGCCTGTTATGCGTCGGCCCGCCAGGGTGGACAGG